The sequence GCCGCGACCGCTTCGTGACCTACCTGTGGGTAGTGTTTCGATCCCGTATCAACAGGTGCCGCCGTCCGCGCCGGGTCTGGCTGCGCCCACAGCCGTCCACCTACGCTTCTGCTACCGGTCTTCAATACAGCAGTCTTTCGCAAGCAATGTCGCAGCAGGGGGATACATGCAGTTCGATCTAAGCTCCGTGGAAACGGCCACCTTGGTCTTCATCGGGACACTGGTGTTCGGCGCAGTCCTGGCCGGATTCGTCCTGACGGCGGGGCTGGTGGCCCTGGTGGTGCTGGGCGCGGGCAAACTCACCTGGATGGTTATTGTCAATACGCTCATGGCGGTGGTCCACGGGATCAATTCAGGGTGGGACAGGCTGGTCCACCGCGCTTCCGCCGTCGAGCTTCCGGGGGACTTCCAGGGCCAGCCGGCCCCTAGCACCGGAACCTACCCGCGGGTAATCTTGAGGGACAGCTGAAGGGTTCTCCAACCCGGCGGATCCATGGCTACACCGGCCAATCCGGCCAAGGAGATAACCCATGACCTCCGCAACTGACAGCCAGGCCAAAGACGCCCCGGCTGAAGAAACCCCCGTCCCCGCCGGCAACATCGGCGCCGGTGCCACCGCAGAAGATGCCCGCGCCGTCGCCGAGGCCGCCCGGGAGTCAGGCTGGGACCATCCCAGCTTCGCCAAAGGCCTCTACCTGGGCAGTTTTGATCTGGACCTGGTCCACCCGTGGCCGGCCGCGGACCCAGCCTCCGTCCAAAAGGGCGAGGAGTTCATGGCCCGCCTGACCGACTTCGCCCGGACCATGTCCGGGCGCGTTATCGAGCGGGACGCGAAGATTCCGGACGAATACATCAAGGACCTGGCGGACCTGGGCGTCTTTGGCATGAAGATCCCGGAGGAATACGGGGGCCTGGGCCTCTCGCTGGTGTACTACGGACGCGCCCTTGCCCTGCTGGGCAGCGTGCACCCCAGCCTGGGCGCCCTGATTTCCGCCCACCAGTCAATCGGCGTCCCCGAGCCCGTCAAGGTCTTCGGGACGCCCGAACAGAAGCGCGAGTACCTGCCAAGGTGTGCCGGCGGCGCCGTCACTGCCTTCCTCCTCACCGAACCGGACGTGGGCAGCGACCCCGCCCGGCTGGGCAGCACGGCAACGCCCACGGACGACGGCGAAGCGTACCTTTTGGACGGCGTGAAACTGTGGACCACCAACGGGGTGATCGCCGAGCTGGTGGTGGTCATGGCGGTGGTTCCGGCGCACACCGGTCAGGACGGCACCAGGCACAAGGGCGGCATCAGCGCGTTCGTGGTGGAAATGGACTCGCCGGGGATCACGGTGGAAAACCGCAACGCCTTCATGGGCCTGCGCGGGATAGAGAACGGGGTGACCCGCTTCCACCAGGTACGGGTGCCCGCCGCCAACCGGCTGGGGCGCGAGGGCCAGGGCCTGAAGATCGCACTGACCACGCTCAACACCGGCCGCCTGGCCCTGCCCGCGCTGTGCGTGGCATCGGGACGGTGGAGCCTGAAGATTGCCCGCGAGTGGTCGAATGCCCGCACGCAGTGGGGCAGGCCAGTGGGCGAACACGAGGCCGTGGGCAAGAAGATTGCCTTCATCGCCGCCTCGGCCTTTGCGCTGGACGCCGTGTTTGAGCTGTCCGCGGAACTCGCCGATGCGGGGCAGAAGGATGTCCGCATCGAGGCCGCGCTCGCAAAGCTTTGGGCCACGGAAATCAGTTGCCGGATAGCCGATGAACTGGTCCAGATCCGGGGCGGCCGCGGGTTTGAAACGGCGGAGTCGCTGGCCGCCCGCGGGGAACGCGCGGTGCCGGCCGAGCAGCAGCTTCGGGACCTCCGCATCAACCGGATCTTCGAGGGTTCCTCGGAAATCATGCGGCTGCTGATTGCACGGGAAGCGGTGGACGCGCACCTTGCCGCCGCGGGCGATCTCGCTTCCCTTGGTGCGAGCCTGGCCGACAAAGCAAAGGCCGCCGTCGGCGCTTCCGGCTTCTACGCCAAGTGGCTGCCCAAGCTGGTGGCGGGGGCGGGCATGGACCCGCGGTCCTACGGTGAGTTCGGCCGGCTTGCCAAGCACCTTCGGTTCGTGGAGCGGTCGTCGCGGAGGCTCGCGCGCCAGACGTTTTACGGCATGGGCCGGTGGCAGGCCAAACTCGAGCGCAAGCAGGCTTTCCTCGGCCGGGTGGTGGACATCGGCGCGGAACTCTTCGCTATGACCGCATGCTGCTCCCGCGCCGAAATGCTCCTGAAGACCTCCCCCGGCAAGGCAGCCAGCGCCTACGAGCTCGCCGATGCCTACTGTGAGCAGGCGAGGGTGCGGGTGGACGAATATTTCGACCAGCTGTGGCGGAACACGGACGACGCCGACCAGGCCCTGACGCGCAAAGTCCTCGCCGGTGACTATGAGTGGCTGGAGGCGGGGGTCCTGGACCAGTCCGAGGGCACGGGCCCGTGGATCGCCGATGCCTCGCCCGGCGCATCAACCAAGGAGGACCTGCACCGGAGATACCGGTAAAACCGCAGGTCACAAAATAGTAAGCACGCTTGCTATCGCCCGGGGCGGGTGGTTGAGTTGAGTCATGAGCAGCTCAACGGACCCAGAGAACCTGCCTCCCCGACGCGCCCGGGAGGACGACACCACCCGCAGCGGAAGCTACCGGGACGGAAGCGCGGACGACGCCGCCACGCGCTCGATGGACCAGGCGCCCGCCCGGTCCGGCGAGCGGAACCCCACCCGGAACATCGGGGCGGAGCGGTCCTACCAACCTGACCCGCCCACCGCGGAGCGCGAGTACCGTGCGGCCCCCACTACGGCAACTCCGGCGGTGGACCCCACGCTCGCGAACAGGGAAACCGCAGTGGCACGCCAGAAGGAGCGGTTCGGCGGCATCAAGGTCGGCTCCGCCTTCTTTGGCTGGCTGGCCGCCACCGGCATGGCCGTCCTGCTGACCGCCCTGGTGGCGGCCGCCGGGACAGCCGTGGGCCTGGCGAACAACACCGATGTCAACGAGGCCGTGAACCAGGCCGCCCGGAACAGCGGCACGGTTGGGCTGGTGGGGATCATCGTCCTGCTGGTGATCCTGTTCCTTTCCTATTACTGCGGCGGCTACGTTGCCGGCCGCATGGCCCGCTTCAACGGCGCCAAGCAGGGACTTATGGTGTGGGTCTGGGCTTTGATCGCAGCCATCGTCGTGGCCATCCTGGGGCTCGTGGCCGGGCAGCAGTTCAATGTCCTGGCCAACCTGAACAGCTTCCCGCGCATCCCCATCAACGAAGGACAGCTGACCACCACCAGCATCATCGCTGCGGTTGTGGTGGCTGTGGTGGCCCTCGTGGGCGCTGTGCTGGGCGGCCTGGCGGGTATGCGGTTCCACCGGAAGGTTGACCGCGCCGGCTTCACCCCGGACAGCGAGTATTACGACGGCGAGGAGTAGTCAGGCGAGGATGTCGCCGTCCACATAGAGCCAGCGCCCGCCCTCCCTGACGAACCTGCTGCTCTCATGCAGGATCCCGCGTTCGCTGCCACGGCGGTAGTACGCCTTGAACTCCACGGTGCCCGAGGTGTCGAACGGTCCGCCGCCGGACGTGGCCACGATGTCCAGGCGGCGCCAGTCCATGGCAGCGTCCAGATCCAGGGCCTTCGGTGCCGTGGATGCGTGGTGGGTGCGCAGCAGATAGCCCTCGTCCAGCAGGGCAAAAGCGCTGTACCGGGAACGCATCAGCTGTTCCGCCGTGGCGGCCTCCGCGCCGCCGGAATGGAACCGCCCACAGCAGGCCGCGTATGGCTCTCCGGACAGACATATGCAGTTTGCGGAATCTATTGATGCGGTCACCCGGTGATGCTGTCATATCCGGTAACAGCTTCGCTACAACCTGGGACGGGGCCACGCCTGCCGGGGCACGGCCGGGCAAAAATCCGTAAGGTGGAGGGGAGTCCGCCGCCGGCAATGTAAACCGGATGCGGGCACAGCACGTGGGCAGAGAGGAGAGATGACGTGGAGCACCCTGACACTCTCGTCCTCAACCTGACTTTCCTTGGCACCATGGGCCTGGCCCTCCTGATGTTCCTGGTCCTCTTCCTGCTTGGCGTCATCACCCTGGTCCTTGCCGGTCTGGGACGACTCACTGCCGTCATCCTCATGACCCTGTTCGGGCGGGCCCCCGGCAAACGCGATTCCACGGGTTTTGTCGGCGCCCCCGCCAAGCAGGGCCGCCCCCGCAGGCGGCTCCGGGAACGCACCGCCGCGCTCAAGCCGGACCGGCTCAAGGAGTCGCTCCGCACCGCCGTCGTACGCCATCCGAAGCCTGCCGCCGCCCGGCCCGAACCGCCGGTCCTCGCCGAAGACTGGGCCTCCGCGGTTGCCCAGGCCGATAAGCGTGCCGAAGCAAGGGCGAGGGCCGAACGGCCGGAAATCAAGCTGTCCGTGCGGGATCTTCCGGACCCGGCGGTACCTGCGGACAAGGTCTCCGAAGTGGCCCCCCTGGTGGAGTCCGCCCTGCACAACCACCGGCCCCCGCACGAAATGCCGCGGTCCTTCAAGAAACCCCAGCCGCTGCATCCGCTGCCCCCGCTGGACACCGGGTCCCTCGTGTCCCTGGCCGGTCCCCACCAGGTACCCAAGGAGCAGTCCAAGGAGAATGGCTAGGCCCTTACCCTGAGCAACCATCTGGGTTAGCGTGAAACCCATGGAATTCAGATACCTCGGAAACAGCGGCTTCAAAGTCTCGGAAATCACCTTCGGCAACTGGCTGACGCACGGTTCGCAGGTGGAAAACGACGTCGCGACCCAGTGCGTGCGCGCGGCGCTCGACGCCGGCATCAGCACCTTCGACACCGCGGACGTCTATGCCAACACCGCCGCTGAAACCGTCCTGGGCGACGCACTCAAGGATGAGCGCCGCGAGTCCGTGGAGATCTTCACCAAGGTCTTCGGCCCCACCGGCCCCAAAGGCAAGAACGATCTTGGCTTGTCCCGCAAGCACATCATGGAATCCATCAACGGCTCGCTGCGCCGGCTGCAGACGGACTACGTCGACCTTTACCAGGCCCACCGGTACGACTTCGAAACGCCCCTGGAAGAGACCATGCAGGCGTTCGCGGACATTGTCCGGCAGGGCAAGGCACTCTACATCGGGGTGAGCGAGTGGACTGCCGAGCAGCTCCGCGAGGGCCACCGGCTGTCCAAGGAATTGGGCTTCCAGCTCATCTCCAACCAGCCGCAGTACTCCATGCTCTGGCGCGTGATCGAGGCCGAGGTGGTCCCGGCGTCGGAAGAGCTGGGCGTGTCCCAGATTGTCTGGTCGCCCATGGCCCAGGGTGTCCTCAGCGGCAAGTACCTGCCCGGCCAGCCTGCCCCCGAAGGCAGCCGCGCCACGGACGAAAAGGGCGGGGCCAAGATGATCCAGCGGTGGATGCGCGACGACGTCCTGGCCGCCGTGCAGGAGCTGAAGCCGATTGCCCAGGAGGCGGGCCTCACCATGGCGCAGCTGGCCGTTGCCTGGGTGCTGCAGAACCCCAACGTGGCGTCCGCCATTGTCGGCGCCTCCCGGCCGGAGCAGATCGCCGACAGCGTTGGCGCCGCCGGAGTGAAGCTGGAGGCCGAGGTCCTCAAGAGGATTGACGACGCCGTCGGAGGCCTCGCCGAACGTGACCCGGCGCAGACCAAGTCGCCGGCCACCCGGGAAGCCTGAATGGCGTCCCCAGTGGAACTGCCGGACCTCGCCGTCACCGGGTCCACCGGAGGCCTGGGCGGAATGGTGGCACGGCAGCTTGCCGGGTCCGGTTTCGCCCAGCGCCTGCTGGTCCGGGATTCCGCGCGGGCCCCGCAGCTGGAGGACGCGCATCCGGTGGTGTGTTCCTACGGGGACGGCGCTACCTCCCGGCAGGCGCTGGACGGGGCGAAGGTGCTGTTCATGGTCTCTGCTGCCGAGGCCGAAGACCGCCTCCAGCAGCATTACGCGTTCCTGGATGCCGCGGCCGCTGCCGGGGTGGAGCACGTGGTGTACACGTCCTTCTACGGGGCGGCCCCGGATGCCACCTTCACGCTGGCCCGGGACCATTACGCCACCGAAGAGCGGATCAAGGCGTCCGGGATGGAATACACCTTCCTGCGCGACAACTTCTACCTGGATTTCCTGCCGCTGATGACCGGGGAAGACGGCGTGATCCGCGGGCCTGCCGGGGACGGCGTCTTTTCAGGGGTGGCCCGGGAGGACATTGCCCGCTGCGCGCACGCCGTGCTGCGGGATCCCGCCATCCACAGGGGCAAGACCTACAACCTGACCGGCCCTGAGGAACTGAGCATGGCCCGGGCTGCCGAGGTGCTGAGCGCCGGCACGGGGCGGCAGGTGCGCTACCACGCGGAGTCGGTGGAGGAGGCGTACGCGTCGCGGGCCTCCTACGACGCCCCGCAATGGCAGCTGGATGCGTGGGTCAGCACCTACACGGCCATGGCCGCCGGCGAAATGGCAGGACTTTCGCCGGACGTGCATGGCCTGACCGGGCAGGACCCCATCAGCCTGGCCGAGTTCCTGACCCGGCCGGTACTGTAGCCGGGCTAAAGTCGTTGACGTGGCGGCTGGGCCCGGCGTAGACCTGTGGCGGGGGCCTTTAGTCCACCGAGCAGAATCGCACCGCCATGAAGTCCAGCAACCAGCAATCCACCCGGCAGGAGCCGGCGCCGGCCCCTGCCGCCGCCGCGGAGCCTACGTCGGGGCCGCTCACCCGGGAGGAACTGCAGCTCGCGGCCCGCAACCATTCGATGCCGCTGGAGGCGCTCCGCCGCGAGCTGACCCCGCCCGGGCTCCATTACGTACTCACGCACTTCGACATTCCTGACCTGGACGCCTCATCCTGGCACCTGCGGATCGGGGGTGCGGTGGAACGCGCCCTGGAGCTGAGCATGGCCGCGCTCCTACGGGACCCGGCAATCACTGTGCCGGTGACCCTCGAATGCGCGGGCAACGGCAGGTCGCTCCTGGAACCGCGGCCCGTCAGCCAGCCCTGGGTCATGGAAGCCGTAGGCACCGCGCACTGGACCGGGGTGCCGCTGGCCTACCTCCTCGGCAAGGCCGGGGTGCTGCCGGATGCGGTGGAGGTGGTCTTCACCGGGGCCGATGCCGGCATCCAGGGCGGCGTCCCCCAGCAGTACGCGCGCAGCCTGCCGATCCGTGAGGCGTTGCGTCCCGACGTCGTCCTTGCATACAAGATGAATGGCGCCGACCTGCCGCCACAGCACGGCTACCCACTGCGGCTGGTGGTCCCGGGCTGGTACGGGATGGCCAGTGTCAAGTGGCTGGCGTCCATAGAGGTGGCAAAGGCACCGTTCCCAGGGTTCCAGCAGAAGGTTGCCTACCGGTACCAGGAGTCCGTGGACGACGCCGGCACCCCGGTTACGCGGATCAGGGTGCGTTCGTTGATGGTTCCGCCCGGTGTCCCGGACTTCTTTACCCGGAAGCGTTTCCTGCGCGCGGGCCCGGTGATGCTGGAAGGCAGGGCATGGTCCGGCGAAGGTGCCGTGGTCGCCGTCGAGGTGGGGATTGACGGCACCTGGCTGCCGGCCCACCTGGATAAACCGGTGGGCGGTTACGCCTGGCGGAAGTGGAGCCTTCCATGGGTCGCGGACCCCGGCGAGCACGTCCTTGCTTGCCGCGCCACGGACATTACGGGCGCCAGCCAGCCCCTGGAGCAGGACTGGAACTACCAGGGGATGGGCAACAACGTGGTACAGCGCGTCAGCGTGACGGTGGAGTGAAGCCGGACCTGCTTCCTGGGGCGGCACCCCCTGGGGCTATACTCGGTGCCAACCATGACCAGCCTCCCGTCCGCTCCCGCCAGTGTCCGAATCGATGCGTGGCTGTGGGCAGTCCGCGCCTACAAGACGCGGTCTGCCGCCACTGCAGCCTGCCGCGCCGGGCATGTCCGCCTCAACGGCAGCCCCTCGAAAGCTTCGGCAACGCTGGTCACGGGTGACACCGTCACCGTCCGGATGCCCGGGTACGAGCGCATCCTTGAGGTGCGCCGGCTCATAGCCAAACGCGTAGGGGCGGAGGCGGCGTCGCACTGCTTTACCGACCACACTCCCCCGCGCCCCGTTCTTCCGGCACTGGGGTTGCCGCAACGCGACCGGGGCGCCGGGCGTCCCACCAAGAAGGACCGGCGCGAGATGGATCGTCTGCGGGGACCTGCGTAGCTGGCTTGCTGCCGGCGTCAGGCACGCGCGTTGGTGCGGGCCTGCACCAGGTTGGCGAACGGCAACCGGCCAAATTCCTCCACGAAGGCAGCGTGGCAACCCGCTTCGGCGCCGGCCAGTTGGCCAGCCGGAAGTTCCTTCCACGCGATGGTCAGTGATCCAGCGTCAGCGAGCTGCCAGATAAGCCGCCCGTCCCAGTGGCCTGGAGGCTTTCCCTGCCCGAAGTCAACGAACTCCTGGATCTGGCGCCGAAGTCCCCGGTTGCCCTTGCTTCCGGGTCCGGCCTTCCCCACGTAAAGGACGACGGCGCCGTCCACCCACTCGGCGGCCAGCGCTGCGGCGGAGAGGGATGGGTCCTTCTTCTTGAAGATGCCCGCGGTGCTTTTGGTGAGAAAGCGCGCCTGGAAATCTTCCGGCGCCACGACCGTGAAGAGTCCTGTCCCCTGCGGAATCCGCATCGTCTCGAGGCTTCGGATAGGCCGGAAGCCAGCGAACCCTTCGGCCTTCAGGCCCTTCCTGGTGAACTGCATAATCCATTGAACAGCACGGCCCGCGCCGTTGCTGGGTTTGCGTTTTCCACATAGGGGTTTTGGGTGGCTGGGATTGCCAGGGGCTGGTGGAAGAGTTTGGCTATGGGAGTGATTGTGGAATCGGCGGGAGTGGACCGGGCTGCGCGGTGGGCGGAACCGTCTGCTGTTGGCGCTGTTTCATACCTGCCCGCTGCTCCTTGCATCGCGGATGTGCTTAACCTGTTGGCCCGTGTTCCCCTGGCTGCTGATGGTGCGGGGTTGATTGACCAGATTCGCGGGCTGGAGGAGTTGAAGTGCTTTGCCGGTGCCCGGCAGGCTGAGGCCGCGGTCGCTTTTGACCTGTCCCAGCGGCGGGAACAGGCCGACGCCGGGGTCCCGGCCGCCGATCAGGGTGCCGGAGTCTCGGCGCAGATCGCCCTGGCAAGGCGGGAGTCCCCGGCCCGGGGTTCCCGGCTGCTGGGCCTGGCCAAGGCGTTGACCGGGATGCCGCACACGTTCGCCGCGTTCCGTGCCGGGCTGCTCAATGAGTGGCGGACCACCCTGATCGTGAAGGAAACCATCTGCCTCACGCCCGGGGACCGGGCCGGGGTGGATGAGGAACTCGCCGATACCGGTGCCCTGGACGGTGCGGGAGACAAAGCGATCATCGCCGCCGTCCGCGCCGCGGCGTACCGGCGCGACCCGGCCTCCGCCGCCAAACGCGCGGCCCGGGCCGTGAGCGAGCGGTGTGTGAGCCTGCGCCCGGCCCCGGACACCATGGCCTACCTGACCGCGCTCCTCCCGGTCGCCCAGGGCGTGGCCGCCTACGCCGCCCTGGTCCGGGACGCGGACACCGCCCGGGCGGCCGGAGATGACCGGTCCCGCGGGCAGGTCATGGCCGATACCCTCATCGAACGCCTCACCGGCGCCCCCGGCGGCATCACCGGGGTCCAGATCCAGCTCGTCATGACCGACCGCACCCTCCTCCGGGCCGACGCAGAACCAGCACGGCTCCCCGGCTACGGCACCATCCCCGCCGAACCGGCTCGGGCCATCGCCCTCGCCGGCGGACCAGCCCCGGGAAAACCGGTGACCGGCGAGGGAGCCGCTCATGAACTCGACCTGTGGGTCCGGCGGCTTTACACCGCCCCGGGCAGCGGCGAGCTCGTGGCGATGGACTCCACAGCCCGGCTCTTCCCGGCCGGGTTGAAACGGTTTCTCCAGGTCCGGGACGACACCTGCCGCACCCCGTACTGCGACGCCCCGATCAGGCACCACGACCACATCACCGCCTGGCACACCGGTGGACCCACCAGCGTGAATAATGGCCAAGGTTTGTGCGAAGCATGCAACCACACCAAAGAAACCCCCGGCTGGACGGCCCAAACCATCCAGGGACAGCGGCATACCGTGGCAACCACCACCCCCACCGGCCACACCTACCACTCCACCGCCCCACCACTCCCCGGCGCTCCGATATGCCAAAGCCCCGCACACGGCAACCAGTCAGGCCATTCTCAGGAACGACGCCTAGCATTGGCCCGTGCCACCCCTTGAGATCCTCCTTTCCTCCTGGCGACTCGATTGGGCCGCTGCAGCTTTCGTCGCGGTGACCGGCATCCTGTACGGGTGGGGAATGCGGTCCGCCGCACTCGGCGGCCATCGATGGCCGGTGTGGCGGGCGGTAGCGTTCTACGTCCTGGGCCTGGGCTCGTTCACCATCCTTACCTGCGGCTTTACCGGGGTTTACGGCGCTGAGCAACGGTGGGCGTTCACCCTCAAAATATCCCTGCTGCTGTTTGTTGTGCCCCTGCTGATCGGGCTTGGCAAACCCCTCACCCTTGCCCGGGCGGCATTGGCCCCCAAGGGCAGGTCGGCCTTGGACAAAGTCCTGTCCAGCAGGCCAGTTCGATTCGTGAGCAACTCATTCGGTGCGCCGCTGCTGGGCCTGGCACTCTTCTCCACTTTCCTCACGCCGGCCTTCTTCACATTGCGGACCGACCCCGTGGCCGGCGCGCTGCTCACCCTTGGAGTACCTCTTTTGGGAATGCTGATGGCGTTGCCCATCATCGAAGAATCCGACTTCCAGCGGTCCAGCGCCTACCTGACCCTTGAATTCATGTTCGTATTCATCGAGCTGCTGATCGACGCGGTCCCGGGCATCCTGCTGAGCCTCAACGGCCAGGTACTCGACCATGTGATGTCCGTTTCCAATCCCCAATGGTGGTTCCGGGACGCCCTCCAAGACCAGCAGTTCGCCGGGAACCTGCTGTGGTTCATCTGCGAGGTCCTGGACCTGCCGTTGATCATTCTCATGTTCATCCGCTTCTCGCGCAGTGACAAAAGGGAAGCCGGCGCGTTCGATGATCTAACAGATGAGCAGCTCGATGAACTTCAAAACCAGCACCTGCGCGGACGGCACTAGGCCAACCGGCAGCGGGCGGAAGCAACCTGGACGTCTCCCCAAAATCTGGTGTGCCCACCCCTACCCGGGGAAGCGTAGAGTGACATAGGACGCCTGATTCTGGACGCCTCGCTGCCAAGGGAGTAATCGTGACGATTGATTGGGACGAAAAAAAGGCCCTGCTACAGAAACCGAATATCGCGAAGGTAACCCAACTTTGCGATGAACTGATGGAAAAGAAGCCCGGTTCCAATGTCCCCTACATCGACCCCGTCCACGACGAAGACGAGTGCAGAATCATCAGCCTCCAGGCGAGCCCCGGCAAGGGGACCGAATCCGGGTTCGTCTCCCACAACAATGATGACGAGGCTGCCCGCAGGGCCACCCAGATCTATGAACTCGCCGAGCTGGATCCCCGGTACGTCATGCCGTGGAATGCCTACCCCTGGGTGCGGGAGAGTGGCAGCCCCTCGGCGTTGAGTGTCCAGGAAAAGACCGACGGCCTCCGCCCGTTCCGCCAGTTCCTCAAAATAAA comes from Pseudarthrobacter sp. NIBRBAC000502770 and encodes:
- a CDS encoding uracil-DNA glycosylase; this encodes MEKKPGSNVPYIDPVHDEDECRIISLQASPGKGTESGFVSHNNDDEAARRATQIYELAELDPRYVMPWNAYPWVRESGSPSALSVQEKTDGLRPFRQFLKINSRVSAIIAHGTDASTFLTLFEKTYHSSLKNSGIKIYKASALGGRAFAVSEAKQEELLTKSVETYRDAMQRAGIQHL
- a CDS encoding HNH endonuclease signature motif containing protein, producing MGVIVESAGVDRAARWAEPSAVGAVSYLPAAPCIADVLNLLARVPLAADGAGLIDQIRGLEELKCFAGARQAEAAVAFDLSQRREQADAGVPAADQGAGVSAQIALARRESPARGSRLLGLAKALTGMPHTFAAFRAGLLNEWRTTLIVKETICLTPGDRAGVDEELADTGALDGAGDKAIIAAVRAAAYRRDPASAAKRAARAVSERCVSLRPAPDTMAYLTALLPVAQGVAAYAALVRDADTARAAGDDRSRGQVMADTLIERLTGAPGGITGVQIQLVMTDRTLLRADAEPARLPGYGTIPAEPARAIALAGGPAPGKPVTGEGAAHELDLWVRRLYTAPGSGELVAMDSTARLFPAGLKRFLQVRDDTCRTPYCDAPIRHHDHITAWHTGGPTSVNNGQGLCEACNHTKETPGWTAQTIQGQRHTVATTTPTGHTYHSTAPPLPGAPICQSPAHGNQSGHSQERRLALARATP
- a CDS encoding RNA-binding S4 domain-containing protein encodes the protein MTSLPSAPASVRIDAWLWAVRAYKTRSAATAACRAGHVRLNGSPSKASATLVTGDTVTVRMPGYERILEVRRLIAKRVGAEAASHCFTDHTPPRPVLPALGLPQRDRGAGRPTKKDRREMDRLRGPA
- a CDS encoding cytochrome c oxidase assembly protein; its protein translation is MPPLEILLSSWRLDWAAAAFVAVTGILYGWGMRSAALGGHRWPVWRAVAFYVLGLGSFTILTCGFTGVYGAEQRWAFTLKISLLLFVVPLLIGLGKPLTLARAALAPKGRSALDKVLSSRPVRFVSNSFGAPLLGLALFSTFLTPAFFTLRTDPVAGALLTLGVPLLGMLMALPIIEESDFQRSSAYLTLEFMFVFIELLIDAVPGILLSLNGQVLDHVMSVSNPQWWFRDALQDQQFAGNLLWFICEVLDLPLIILMFIRFSRSDKREAGAFDDLTDEQLDELQNQHLRGRH
- a CDS encoding TIGR04086 family membrane protein, whose translation is MSSSTDPENLPPRRAREDDTTRSGSYRDGSADDAATRSMDQAPARSGERNPTRNIGAERSYQPDPPTAEREYRAAPTTATPAVDPTLANRETAVARQKERFGGIKVGSAFFGWLAATGMAVLLTALVAAAGTAVGLANNTDVNEAVNQAARNSGTVGLVGIIVLLVILFLSYYCGGYVAGRMARFNGAKQGLMVWVWALIAAIVVAILGLVAGQQFNVLANLNSFPRIPINEGQLTTTSIIAAVVVAVVALVGAVLGGLAGMRFHRKVDRAGFTPDSEYYDGEE
- a CDS encoding sulfite oxidase, translating into MKSSNQQSTRQEPAPAPAAAAEPTSGPLTREELQLAARNHSMPLEALRRELTPPGLHYVLTHFDIPDLDASSWHLRIGGAVERALELSMAALLRDPAITVPVTLECAGNGRSLLEPRPVSQPWVMEAVGTAHWTGVPLAYLLGKAGVLPDAVEVVFTGADAGIQGGVPQQYARSLPIREALRPDVVLAYKMNGADLPPQHGYPLRLVVPGWYGMASVKWLASIEVAKAPFPGFQQKVAYRYQESVDDAGTPVTRIRVRSLMVPPGVPDFFTRKRFLRAGPVMLEGRAWSGEGAVVAVEVGIDGTWLPAHLDKPVGGYAWRKWSLPWVADPGEHVLACRATDITGASQPLEQDWNYQGMGNNVVQRVSVTVE
- a CDS encoding YchJ family protein, with the protein product MTASIDSANCICLSGEPYAACCGRFHSGGAEAATAEQLMRSRYSAFALLDEGYLLRTHHASTAPKALDLDAAMDWRRLDIVATSGGGPFDTSGTVEFKAYYRRGSERGILHESSRFVREGGRWLYVDGDILA
- a CDS encoding SDR family oxidoreductase; translated protein: MASPVELPDLAVTGSTGGLGGMVARQLAGSGFAQRLLVRDSARAPQLEDAHPVVCSYGDGATSRQALDGAKVLFMVSAAEAEDRLQQHYAFLDAAAAAGVEHVVYTSFYGAAPDATFTLARDHYATEERIKASGMEYTFLRDNFYLDFLPLMTGEDGVIRGPAGDGVFSGVAREDIARCAHAVLRDPAIHRGKTYNLTGPEELSMARAAEVLSAGTGRQVRYHAESVEEAYASRASYDAPQWQLDAWVSTYTAMAAGEMAGLSPDVHGLTGQDPISLAEFLTRPVL
- a CDS encoding aldo/keto reductase family protein is translated as MEFRYLGNSGFKVSEITFGNWLTHGSQVENDVATQCVRAALDAGISTFDTADVYANTAAETVLGDALKDERRESVEIFTKVFGPTGPKGKNDLGLSRKHIMESINGSLRRLQTDYVDLYQAHRYDFETPLEETMQAFADIVRQGKALYIGVSEWTAEQLREGHRLSKELGFQLISNQPQYSMLWRVIEAEVVPASEELGVSQIVWSPMAQGVLSGKYLPGQPAPEGSRATDEKGGAKMIQRWMRDDVLAAVQELKPIAQEAGLTMAQLAVAWVLQNPNVASAIVGASRPEQIADSVGAAGVKLEAEVLKRIDDAVGGLAERDPAQTKSPATREA
- a CDS encoding acyl-CoA dehydrogenase family protein, coding for MTSATDSQAKDAPAEETPVPAGNIGAGATAEDARAVAEAARESGWDHPSFAKGLYLGSFDLDLVHPWPAADPASVQKGEEFMARLTDFARTMSGRVIERDAKIPDEYIKDLADLGVFGMKIPEEYGGLGLSLVYYGRALALLGSVHPSLGALISAHQSIGVPEPVKVFGTPEQKREYLPRCAGGAVTAFLLTEPDVGSDPARLGSTATPTDDGEAYLLDGVKLWTTNGVIAELVVVMAVVPAHTGQDGTRHKGGISAFVVEMDSPGITVENRNAFMGLRGIENGVTRFHQVRVPAANRLGREGQGLKIALTTLNTGRLALPALCVASGRWSLKIAREWSNARTQWGRPVGEHEAVGKKIAFIAASAFALDAVFELSAELADAGQKDVRIEAALAKLWATEISCRIADELVQIRGGRGFETAESLAARGERAVPAEQQLRDLRINRIFEGSSEIMRLLIAREAVDAHLAAAGDLASLGASLADKAKAAVGASGFYAKWLPKLVAGAGMDPRSYGEFGRLAKHLRFVERSSRRLARQTFYGMGRWQAKLERKQAFLGRVVDIGAELFAMTACCSRAEMLLKTSPGKAASAYELADAYCEQARVRVDEYFDQLWRNTDDADQALTRKVLAGDYEWLEAGVLDQSEGTGPWIADASPGASTKEDLHRRYR